A section of the Cervus canadensis isolate Bull #8, Minnesota chromosome 8, ASM1932006v1, whole genome shotgun sequence genome encodes:
- the LOC122446830 gene encoding transcription initiation factor TFIID subunit 4-like, whose protein sequence is MSSSRDGKAPSLPHLPLGCGAHGPRCHASVLRRRNQESGLLAQLPVTVADQVVHVVHEQPDGFAAGLLALDPGDLIASDVLGRVALLADQLPVRELARVVQGAHLVADLLAGLLAQEVVHHADAVLVHAGHDVLQRQLQCRHRLRLPVGPQAAVAQPLARRVTRRVQVRLLLVQRRAGQQLLLRGLRLSGRRYPTLNAGGRAGRGRGRRGVGRGLGLRLRLGRVSGGPRARGLDGSVPARRRLPGLPDSGGPGRRRAARLLRLARAGGRNVLADLAHELVLLPVLPLVLLAAVEGAAAAATAQQVLHLPAQLAVLPVSLARARPAGPAAVIGHGGGGGGGGRAGGVAAGRPSLGPGSGRSGRGRHCAMRPPPLASGDRRPAPSARPRPRPSVAPRSAGRRLSASSPPRAEGARARRARPAALAAAASAFRAAGPGPRSSAGRAGATRSARSARTPRPRGDPGGRRARRGAGQAEGRAEGAAAARSRLGRGGAGAASALPHSASRASEPAPAPPAPADPAPSGPGTQRGRPASRGRVGAAPPQRDPRPARCLHLLGRARPPSRRGAGRP, encoded by the exons TTGCCCAGCTTCCCGTTACAGTGGCGGATCAGGTCGTCCATGTTGTTCATGAGCAGCCCGATGGTTTCGCAGCCGGGCTCCTTGCCCTCGATCCAGGTGATCTTATCGCCTCGGATGTCCTTGGACGAGTCGCTCTTCTGGCTGACCAGCTGCCCGTCCGTGAACTTGCCCGTGTCGTGCAGGGCGCGCACCTCGTCGCCGATCTGCTGGCCGGTCTCCTTGCCCAGGAAGTCGTCCACCACGCAGATGCCGTGCTTGTTCATGCAGGGCACGATGTACTCCAGCGCCAGCTTCAGTGCCGGCATCGGCTTCGTCTGCCCGTTGGGCCGCAGGCCGCCGTGGCTCAGCCCCTCGCCCGGCGCGTTACTCGGCGGGTACAGGTTCGCCTTCTCCTGGTACAGCGACGGGCGGGCCAGCAGCTCCTCCTTCGCGGACTCCGCCTCAGCGGCCGCCGCTACCCGACCCTGAACGCCGGGGGCCGCGCGGGGCGGGGACGCGGCCGCCGCGGGGTCGGCCGTGGGCTTGGCCTTCGCCTTCGCCTTGGCCGCGTCTCCGGAGGCCCGCGGGCCCGCGGCCTCGACGGCTCGGTCCCGGCGCGGCGCCGCCTTCCTGGCCTCCCTGACTCCGGCGGCCCTGGGCGGCGGCGCGCGGCCCGGCTGCTGCGCTTGGCCCGTGCCGGGGGCAGGAACGTTCTCGCCGACCTGGCACAcgagcttgtgcttcttccagtcctgcCGCTGGTGCTCCTTGCTGCAGTAGAAGGAGCTGCGGCAGCGGCTACAGCGCAGCAGGTTCTCCATCTTCCCGCACAGCTCGCAGTACTGCCGGTCTCGCTCGCTCGGGCTCGGCCCGCCGGGCCCGCCGCTGTCATTGGCCATGGCGGCGGCGGTGGAGGCGGCGGCCGAGCAGGAGGGGTGGCGGCCGGACGGCCTAGCCTGGGGCCGGGGAGCGGGCGGAGCGGCAGGGGCCGTCACTGCGCCATGCGCCCGCCGCCCCTCGCCTCAGGAGACCGGCGCCCCGCGCCCTCGGCCCGGCCGCGTCCTCGTCCTTCGGTCGCGCCGCGCAGCGCCGGCCGCCGCCTCAGCGCCTCATCACCGCCGCGGGCTGAGGGAGCGCGG GCCCGGCGCGCGAGACCCGCCGCCTTGGCCGCCGCCGCCTCAGCGTTCCGGGCGGCCGGGCCCGGCCCGCGGAGCAGCGCAGGGCGTGCGGGCGCCACTCGCTCTGCGCGCTCTGCACGTACACCACGGCCCCGCGGCGACCCGGGCGGGCGGCGCgcgaggcggggggcggggcaggccGAGGGGAGGGCCGAGGGGGCGGCCGCCGCGCGTTCGCGCCTGGGCCGGGGCGGCGCCGGGGCCGCCTCCGCGCTCCCGCACTCGGCCAGCCGCGCCTCCGAGCCGGCTccggcgccccccgcccccgccgacCCCGCCCCGAGCGGGCCGGGGACGCAGAGGGGCAGGCCCGCGAGCCGCGGAAGGGTGGGGGCCGCGCCGCCGCAGCGGGACCCGCGCCCCGCACGGTGCCTACACCTGCTGGGCAGAGCGCGGCCGCCGAGTCGCCGCGGAGCTGGGCGGCCTTAA